A part of Lacinutrix sp. 5H-3-7-4 genomic DNA contains:
- the yidD gene encoding membrane protein insertion efficiency factor YidD has translation MKKIAIAPFLFIIKVYQTFISPFTPATCRYQPTCSQYTKEALTKHGFLKGMKLSINRILSCHPWGGKGYDPVP, from the coding sequence ATGAAAAAAATAGCAATCGCACCCTTTCTATTTATAATAAAAGTCTATCAAACTTTTATATCACCATTTACACCAGCAACGTGTAGATACCAACCTACATGCTCACAATACACCAAAGAAGCATTAACAAAACACGGTTTTTTAAAAGGAATGAAACTAAGTATAAACCGAATATTGAGTTGTCATCCTTGGGGAGGCAAAGGTTACGATCCAGTACCATAA
- the lgt gene encoding prolipoprotein diacylglyceryl transferase, which produces MYLLEFNWNPLTGIDIVGNFKIHFYSLMWVIAFVLGWNIMKRIFLREKVNIEYLDPLFIYTVLATMLGARLGHVIFYQPELFSQDFFSVFLPFRFNPVFEFSGFSGLASHGAAIGIIVAMYLYRKKYKYKSIMWILDRIVITVASGAVFIRIGNFINSEIIGKTTDSPLGVRFIQEYYRKEEIVKLTGIQDYKKAYQAVTNNPQFQNLLEAVPYRHAAQLYEAFAYIFVFLILLYFYLKTNKGNQPGFLFGLFLILLWTVRFFVEFVKEAQNAERAEWLLNTGQLLSIPFILIGLYFVFFYKQKQTN; this is translated from the coding sequence ATGTACTTATTAGAATTCAACTGGAATCCATTAACAGGAATTGATATTGTTGGAAATTTTAAAATTCACTTTTACAGCCTAATGTGGGTCATCGCATTTGTTTTAGGCTGGAATATAATGAAACGTATTTTTTTACGAGAAAAAGTAAACATAGAATATTTAGACCCACTATTTATTTACACCGTTTTAGCAACCATGCTTGGTGCACGATTAGGTCACGTAATTTTTTATCAACCAGAACTATTCTCTCAAGACTTTTTTAGTGTATTTCTACCATTTCGTTTTAATCCAGTGTTTGAATTTTCAGGATTCTCTGGTTTAGCAAGTCATGGTGCCGCAATAGGAATTATAGTTGCTATGTATTTATACCGCAAAAAATATAAGTACAAATCTATAATGTGGATTTTAGACCGTATTGTAATAACCGTAGCATCTGGTGCTGTATTTATAAGAATAGGAAACTTTATAAACTCTGAAATTATAGGAAAAACAACAGACTCTCCATTAGGCGTACGGTTTATACAAGAATACTACAGAAAAGAAGAAATTGTCAAGCTTACTGGAATTCAAGATTACAAAAAAGCTTACCAAGCTGTAACAAACAATCCACAATTTCAAAACCTATTAGAAGCCGTACCTTATAGGCATGCAGCACAATTATACGAAGCATTTGCTTACATATTTGTTTTTCTAATACTTTTATACTTCTATTTAAAAACAAATAAAGGCAATCAACCAGGTTTTCTATTTGGGTTATTTTTAATCCTATTATGGACAGTACGTTTCTTTGTAGAATTTGTAAAAGAAGCACAAAATGCAGAGCGCGCAGAATGGTTACTAAATACAGGTCAATTATTAAGTATTCCATTTATTTTAATAGGACTTTACTTTGTGTTTTTTTACAAACAAAAACAAACTAACTAA
- a CDS encoding DUF192 domain-containing protein, which yields MRIFKILLLSCFALSTIVACKNEPKTVKQAKVTFSKEGELTLNKSDSDTVVAKLDIEISKTDFEIQTGLMYRDGMKENQGMLFVFDEISERNFYMKNTRFPLDLIFLDHNKKVVSFQENAQPLDESSLPSNALAQFVLEVNAGLCEKWFLEVGDTMDYFEYKIVQ from the coding sequence ATGAGGATTTTTAAAATATTACTATTAAGCTGTTTTGCTCTATCTACAATTGTAGCTTGTAAAAATGAACCCAAAACAGTTAAACAAGCTAAAGTAACTTTCTCTAAAGAAGGAGAATTAACACTTAACAAAAGTGATAGCGATACTGTTGTAGCAAAATTAGATATTGAAATTTCTAAAACAGATTTTGAAATACAAACAGGTTTAATGTATAGAGATGGCATGAAAGAAAATCAAGGCATGCTATTTGTTTTTGATGAGATTAGCGAACGTAATTTTTACATGAAAAACACACGTTTTCCTTTAGATTTAATTTTCTTAGACCATAATAAAAAAGTAGTTAGCTTTCAAGAAAATGCTCAACCTTTAGACGAGAGTTCTTTACCATCTAATGCATTAGCTCAATTTGTTTTAGAGGTAAATGCAGGACTTTGCGAAAAATGGTTTTTAGAGGTTGGTGATACAATGGATTATTTTGAATATAAAATAGTGCAGTAA
- a CDS encoding alpha/beta fold hydrolase — translation MKQFCVEIESSKNHSVFTTQFVPASSNNKSIVISSATGVLQSFYFKFAEHFCSLGFTVYTFDYSGIGLSKKTSLKNNTCDLYDWANNQADVLKFAKSQNLKHTITLITHSIGGQLIAFNKHISLVSNIITVGSQSGYWKLFSGLGKLKMFLYWYLLIPTATPLFGYFPAKKLRLFENLPKRVVYQWRSWGIKNNYFLSNAKTNALFIDSITCPILVLSFPNDGFAPKKTVDWLADVFKYAKVDRQHIIPSDLNIEDVGHFGFFRLRFANSLWVSTNHWIEKHS, via the coding sequence TTGAAACAATTTTGTGTAGAAATAGAGTCGAGTAAAAATCATTCTGTTTTTACAACTCAATTTGTACCTGCATCTAGTAATAATAAAAGTATTGTAATCTCATCTGCAACCGGTGTTTTACAATCGTTCTATTTTAAATTTGCCGAGCATTTTTGCTCATTAGGCTTTACTGTTTATACTTTTGATTATTCTGGTATTGGCTTATCTAAAAAAACAAGCTTAAAAAATAACACTTGCGATTTATACGATTGGGCTAATAACCAAGCCGATGTTTTAAAATTTGCTAAATCGCAAAACCTTAAACATACTATTACTTTAATTACACATAGTATTGGCGGACAACTTATAGCGTTTAACAAACATATTTCACTTGTTTCTAATATTATTACTGTTGGGTCGCAATCTGGCTATTGGAAATTATTTAGTGGCTTGGGTAAACTAAAAATGTTTTTGTATTGGTATTTGCTTATTCCTACCGCTACTCCTTTATTTGGTTATTTTCCTGCTAAAAAATTACGCCTTTTTGAAAACTTACCTAAACGTGTTGTTTACCAATGGCGCAGTTGGGGAATTAAAAATAATTACTTTTTAAGTAATGCAAAAACTAATGCTTTATTTATAGATAGTATTACTTGCCCAATACTAGTTTTAAGTTTTCCGAATGATGGTTTTGCTCCTAAAAAAACGGTGGATTGGTTAGCTGATGTTTTTAAATATGCCAAAGTAGATAGGCAGCATATTATACCTAGTGATTTAAATATTGAAGATGTTGGCCATTTTGGTTTCTTTAGACTACGTTTTGCTAATTCACTTTGGGTTAGCACAAACCATTGGATTGAGAAACACTCTTAG
- the secDF gene encoding protein translocase subunit SecDF — translation MQNKGLVILFAILFGLVSIYQLSFSFGNSSIESDAEQFAASKIDASVEDFKNKRKALEVNYLDSLASSKESVFMGSTYAEVKENSMKLGLDLKGGLEAILQVSVKDILKGLANNSKDPVFNKALEDADELQKNSQNDYIEDFYTSFDAIKGDKKLSSPDIFATRSLEDEIRMDSSEEDVKRVITRKIDESINSALQVLRTRIDQFGVASPNIQRLGTSGRILVELPGVKDVERAKALITGTAQLEFWFAMKADGLYQYMSDVNAFLKNEQEAAVTATDSTAVEADEAEEADDLIGDLTGETDETTTVVNPFLDLVKGPGYQGGPILGMFNITDKQKVLDILNRREIKSLLPANAKEAKFVFGKPEKDSELIALYALQGNRDNVPPLSGSIDDARQDYNLANQVVVSMQMDAKGSRIWEEMTTKAYKEGSQIAIVLDNLVYSAPGINNGPIAGGSSQISGDFTVNEAIDLANVLRAGKLPAKATIIQSDEVGPTLGQEAIDSGTMSFGIALALVLIWMFFYYGKAGLFADIAMLLNILLIFGVLSGIGAVLTLPGIAGIVLTIGMSVDANVLIFERIREELAKGKDQKSAIKDGFSNALSSILDANITTGLTALILFVFGTGPIKGFATTLLIGIGTSLFTAIFITRLLVDWYANKGGKLDFSTGITKNLFRNINIAFLKKRKTAYIISAVLIVGSLASLFTNGLDEGVDFVGGRTYQVRFDQPVSASEITATLSDAAVFGSADAKTFGEDNQLKITTKHRIDEATEEADEEMRQTLFNALQPHLNGMDYAAFISNAEGKTAGLMKKYKVSPTIADDIKKASFWAVLGSLIVVFLYILFRFKRWQFSLGAVAAVFHDVLIVLGVFSLTYKFMPFSMEIDQAFIAAILTVIGYSLNDTVVVFDRIREFFNEHTDWDFDRVIDKSLSSTLSRTLNTSLTTLVVLLAIFIFGGESIRGFMFALIVGVIVGTYSSLFIATPIMYDSVKKGDATDALRNKVQEEELDEAKA, via the coding sequence ATGCAAAACAAAGGATTAGTAATATTATTTGCTATTTTATTCGGTTTGGTAAGTATTTATCAGTTGTCTTTCTCATTTGGAAACAGCAGTATAGAATCTGATGCCGAACAATTCGCAGCATCAAAAATAGATGCTTCCGTAGAAGATTTTAAAAACAAAAGAAAAGCCTTAGAAGTAAACTATTTAGATTCATTAGCATCTTCAAAAGAAAGTGTATTCATGGGAAGCACTTATGCAGAGGTTAAAGAAAACTCAATGAAGTTAGGTCTTGACCTTAAAGGTGGTTTAGAGGCTATCTTACAAGTATCTGTAAAAGATATCTTAAAAGGATTGGCTAATAACAGTAAAGATCCTGTATTTAATAAAGCTTTAGAAGATGCAGACGAGCTTCAAAAAAATTCTCAAAACGATTATATCGAAGATTTTTATACATCATTTGATGCTATAAAAGGAGATAAAAAATTATCATCTCCAGATATTTTTGCAACACGTTCTTTAGAAGATGAAATAAGAATGGACTCTTCAGAAGAAGACGTAAAAAGAGTAATTACAAGAAAAATTGATGAGTCAATAAATTCTGCATTACAAGTATTACGTACACGTATTGACCAATTTGGTGTAGCATCTCCAAACATTCAACGTTTAGGAACTTCTGGTAGAATTTTAGTAGAATTACCAGGTGTTAAAGATGTAGAGCGAGCAAAAGCATTAATAACAGGAACAGCACAATTAGAGTTTTGGTTTGCTATGAAAGCAGATGGTTTATATCAATATATGAGTGATGTAAACGCTTTCTTAAAAAACGAACAAGAAGCAGCAGTTACAGCTACAGATTCTACAGCAGTAGAAGCAGACGAAGCAGAAGAAGCCGATGATTTAATTGGTGACTTAACAGGTGAAACAGATGAGACTACAACAGTAGTTAACCCATTTTTAGATTTAGTTAAAGGTCCTGGATACCAAGGAGGCCCAATACTTGGGATGTTTAATATTACAGACAAGCAAAAAGTATTAGATATATTAAATCGCCGTGAAATTAAATCGCTTTTACCTGCAAATGCTAAAGAAGCTAAATTTGTATTTGGTAAGCCAGAAAAAGACAGCGAATTAATAGCGCTATATGCTTTACAAGGTAATAGAGATAATGTACCACCATTAAGTGGTAGTATAGATGATGCAAGACAAGATTATAACTTAGCGAACCAAGTAGTTGTTTCTATGCAAATGGATGCAAAGGGATCAAGAATTTGGGAAGAAATGACAACTAAGGCTTATAAAGAAGGAAGCCAAATTGCTATTGTACTTGATAACTTAGTATACTCTGCGCCAGGTATTAATAATGGACCTATAGCAGGAGGAAGTTCTCAAATTTCAGGAGACTTTACAGTAAACGAAGCAATAGATTTAGCAAACGTTTTACGTGCTGGTAAATTACCTGCAAAAGCAACAATTATTCAAAGTGATGAGGTAGGACCAACATTAGGTCAAGAAGCGATAGATAGTGGTACAATGTCTTTTGGTATTGCTTTAGCATTAGTTTTAATATGGATGTTCTTTTACTACGGTAAAGCAGGTTTATTTGCAGACATTGCAATGCTATTAAACATCTTATTAATTTTTGGAGTATTATCAGGAATTGGTGCTGTATTAACACTACCAGGTATCGCTGGTATTGTATTAACAATTGGTATGTCGGTAGATGCAAACGTACTTATTTTCGAGCGTATTAGAGAAGAATTAGCAAAAGGTAAAGACCAAAAATCTGCAATTAAAGATGGATTTAGTAATGCATTATCTTCAATTTTAGATGCCAATATAACAACAGGATTAACAGCACTAATATTATTTGTATTTGGTACAGGACCAATTAAAGGTTTTGCAACTACATTATTGATAGGTATAGGTACATCATTATTTACAGCAATCTTTATTACAAGATTATTAGTAGACTGGTATGCAAACAAAGGAGGTAAGTTAGATTTCTCAACAGGAATTACTAAAAACTTATTTAGAAACATTAATATAGCCTTCTTAAAGAAACGTAAAACAGCCTACATTATCTCTGCAGTATTAATAGTAGGAAGTTTAGCATCATTATTTACTAATGGTTTAGACGAAGGTGTAGATTTTGTTGGAGGTAGAACTTACCAAGTACGTTTTGATCAACCAGTAAGCGCATCAGAAATTACAGCAACATTATCAGACGCAGCAGTATTTGGTAGTGCAGATGCTAAAACATTTGGAGAAGACAACCAGTTAAAAATTACAACAAAGCATAGAATTGATGAAGCAACAGAAGAAGCAGACGAAGAAATGCGTCAAACTTTATTTAATGCTTTACAACCACACTTAAACGGTATGGATTATGCAGCATTTATTAGTAATGCCGAAGGAAAAACAGCAGGACTAATGAAAAAGTATAAAGTAAGTCCAACAATTGCAGACGATATTAAAAAGGCATCATTCTGGGCCGTTTTAGGATCATTAATTGTAGTATTCCTATACATCTTATTCCGTTTTAAAAGATGGCAATTCTCACTTGGTGCAGTAGCAGCAGTATTCCACGATGTATTAATCGTATTAGGAGTATTCTCTCTAACATACAAGTTTATGCCATTCTCAATGGAAATAGATCAAGCATTTATAGCAGCCATACTTACAGTAATTGGTTACTCATTAAATGATACCGTAGTTGTATTCGATAGAATTCGTGAATTCTTTAACGAGCATACAGACTGGGATTTCGATAGAGTAATAGACAAATCTTTAAGCTCTACATTAAGTAGAACATTAAACACCTCTTTAACTACATTAGTAGTATTATTAGCCATCTTTATTTTTGGTGGAGAATCAATTAGAGGTTTCATGTTTGCATTAATAGTAGGTGTAATAGTAGGTACATATTCATCTTTATTTATCGCAACACCAATCATGTACGATAGTGTTAAAAAAGGAGATGCAACAGATGCTTTAAGAAACAAAGTACAAGAAGAAGAATTAGACGAAGCAAAAGCTTAA
- a CDS encoding DUF4412 domain-containing protein, which translates to MKKLVLILLVAISFNAFAQEKLAEGVLVSKMTMSSDNEQMNAQLAMVGDLESTTYFKGLKSRNETNNPMTGEVITIADNDAKELMILMNNPMAGKMYSKSEIKDSEEDLKGISVTKGDEKKTILGYDCDQYVVTMAQGGQSMDMEIFATKAINAYSQQTAGFSQKVEGFPLYFKMTMDQGGSKMTIINEVTDIKKESVSADKFDMTPPAGYQERKAE; encoded by the coding sequence ATGAAAAAATTAGTACTTATTTTATTAGTAGCCATTAGCTTTAACGCTTTTGCACAAGAAAAATTAGCTGAAGGTGTTTTAGTTAGTAAAATGACAATGTCAAGTGACAATGAGCAAATGAATGCTCAATTAGCTATGGTAGGAGACTTAGAATCTACAACATATTTTAAAGGCCTTAAATCTCGTAATGAAACTAACAACCCAATGACTGGTGAAGTTATTACAATTGCAGATAATGACGCTAAAGAGCTTATGATTTTAATGAATAATCCTATGGCCGGAAAAATGTATTCAAAATCTGAAATTAAAGATTCTGAAGAAGATTTAAAAGGCATTTCTGTAACTAAAGGAGATGAGAAAAAAACAATATTAGGTTACGATTGTGATCAATACGTTGTAACAATGGCGCAAGGCGGACAAAGCATGGATATGGAAATATTTGCAACTAAAGCAATAAATGCTTACTCTCAACAAACAGCAGGTTTTTCTCAAAAAGTTGAAGGGTTTCCATTGTACTTTAAAATGACAATGGATCAAGGTGGATCAAAAATGACTATCATTAACGAAGTTACAGATATCAAAAAAGAATCTGTTTCGGCTGATAAGTTTGATATGACGCCTCCAGCAGGTTACCAAGAAAGAAAAGCAGAATAA
- a CDS encoding malate dehydrogenase has translation MKVTVVGAGAVGASCAEYIAIKDFASEVVILDIKEGFAEGKAMDLMQTASLNSFDTKITGSTNDYSKTAGSDVCVITSGIPRKPGMTREELIGINAGIVKSVSASLIEHSPNTIIIVVSNPMDTMTYLVHKTTSLPKNRIIGMGGALDSARFKYRLAEALGAPISDVDGMVIGGHSDKGMVPLIGKAARNSVKVSEFLSEERMDQVVQDTKVGGATLTGLLGTSAWYAPGAAVSAMVQAIACDTKKIFPCSALLDGEFGLNDLSIGVPCVLGANGIEEIVEISLTDAEKEKLSESAEGVKKTNGLLEL, from the coding sequence ATGAAAGTAACAGTAGTTGGAGCAGGAGCAGTTGGTGCAAGTTGTGCAGAGTATATTGCAATAAAAGATTTCGCTAGCGAAGTTGTAATATTAGATATTAAAGAAGGTTTTGCTGAAGGTAAAGCAATGGACTTAATGCAAACAGCATCATTAAACAGCTTCGATACAAAAATAACAGGAAGTACAAATGATTATTCTAAAACAGCAGGATCTGATGTTTGTGTAATTACTTCTGGAATTCCAAGAAAACCAGGCATGACTCGTGAAGAGTTAATTGGTATCAATGCGGGAATTGTAAAATCTGTATCTGCTAGTTTAATCGAGCATTCTCCAAATACAATAATCATTGTAGTATCTAACCCAATGGATACAATGACGTATTTAGTACATAAAACAACAAGCTTACCTAAAAATAGAATTATTGGAATGGGTGGAGCATTAGATTCTGCACGTTTCAAATACCGTTTAGCAGAAGCTTTAGGAGCACCTATTAGCGATGTAGACGGAATGGTAATTGGTGGACATAGCGATAAAGGTATGGTACCATTAATTGGTAAAGCAGCAAGAAACAGTGTGAAAGTTTCAGAGTTTTTATCAGAAGAACGTATGGATCAAGTAGTACAAGATACTAAAGTTGGAGGAGCAACACTTACAGGTTTATTAGGTACATCTGCATGGTATGCTCCAGGAGCAGCAGTATCTGCAATGGTACAAGCAATTGCTTGCGATACTAAAAAAATATTTCCATGTTCTGCATTATTAGATGGAGAATTTGGTTTAAACGATTTATCAATTGGAGTACCTTGTGTATTAGGTGCTAACGGTATTGAGGAAATTGTAGAAATAAGTTTAACAGATGCTGAAAAAGAAAAACTATCAGAATCTGCTGAAGGTGTTAAGAAAACAAACGGTCTTTTAGAGCTTTAA
- a CDS encoding DUF6588 family protein, protein MKKIGVILIALISTLSSNAQENIDDLLAAGIDDAKRFSTNYVKPANDGVAYGINNGWFNNAKTPKRFGFELSIIGNATFINDEDKQFVLNVRDYENIRFPDNSPSKGVATALGHNDPPQTVIITYDDPIFGNQEQEFELPTGIGSENINLIPTVFLQASFSPFKGTQIKGRFFPKVDVDDVKVGLYGVGLQQDFTTLLPADHLLPITISGLVAYTHLDGSYDFTSSSNVAGENQRVETETNTLLFQAIVGTRFKILNFFGAVGYISGENETSLLGTYTVSDGVFFSEDIVDPFTIESDTKGVTATLGANLKLGFFGLNAAYTIADFSSASLGMNFSF, encoded by the coding sequence ATGAAAAAAATAGGAGTCATTCTTATTGCTTTAATATCTACTTTAAGCAGTAACGCACAAGAAAACATAGACGATTTATTAGCAGCAGGTATAGATGATGCTAAGCGATTTTCTACAAATTATGTAAAACCTGCAAACGACGGTGTCGCTTATGGGATAAACAATGGTTGGTTTAATAATGCAAAAACACCAAAACGCTTTGGCTTCGAATTATCTATAATAGGAAATGCAACATTTATAAATGATGAAGACAAGCAGTTTGTTTTAAATGTTCGCGATTATGAAAATATCCGTTTTCCAGATAATAGCCCAAGTAAAGGTGTTGCAACAGCTTTAGGGCATAACGATCCGCCACAAACAGTAATAATAACTTACGACGACCCTATTTTTGGTAATCAAGAACAAGAGTTCGAATTGCCAACAGGTATTGGGTCCGAAAATATAAACCTAATACCAACCGTATTTTTACAAGCAAGTTTTTCGCCATTTAAAGGCACGCAAATTAAAGGACGTTTTTTTCCTAAAGTAGATGTAGATGATGTTAAAGTAGGATTATATGGCGTAGGATTACAACAAGACTTTACAACACTTTTACCAGCAGATCATTTATTGCCAATTACTATTTCTGGATTAGTAGCTTACACGCATCTAGATGGAAGTTACGATTTTACAAGTTCAAGCAATGTGGCAGGAGAAAACCAAAGAGTAGAAACCGAAACCAATACACTATTATTTCAAGCTATTGTAGGTACACGATTTAAAATACTTAATTTCTTTGGCGCAGTAGGTTATATAAGTGGTGAAAATGAAACAAGTTTATTAGGAACCTATACGGTTTCAGATGGTGTTTTCTTTTCAGAAGATATTGTAGATCCATTTACAATAGAATCAGATACGAAAGGAGTAACTGCAACATTAGGAGCAAATTTAAAATTAGGATTTTTTGGACTAAATGCAGCTTATACTATTGCAGATTTTAGCAGTGCATCATTAGGAATGAATTTCAGCTTTTAA
- the gyrB gene encoding DNA topoisomerase (ATP-hydrolyzing) subunit B — MSDKKEEFNKHNYSADSIQALEGMEHVRMRPSMYIGDVGVRGLHHLVYEVVDNSIDEALAGHCDNITVTINEDNSITTEDDGRGIPVDLHKKEGISALEVVMTKIGAGGKFDKDSYKVSGGLHGVGVSCVNALSEHLTATVYRNGKIWEQEYERGKSLYPVKAIGDTDKRGTIVTFKPDPTIFTQTLEYNYDTLASRMRELAYLNKGITVHLIDKRSKKEDGSYEGETFHSEEGLKEFIKFLDATREPLMKDVISFEGEKNGVPVEVAMVYNTSYAENLHSYVNNINTHEGGTHLSGFRRGLTHTLKKYADESGMLDKLKFDIAGDDFREGLTAIVSVKVQEPQFEGQTKTKLGNREVSAAVSQSVSEMLSDYLEENPEDAKTIVQKVILAAQARHAAQKAREMVQRKTVMSIGGLPGKLSDCSEQDPAKCEVYLVEGDSAGGTAKQGRDRAFQAILPLRGKILNVEKAMTHKVFENEEIKNIFTALGVTIGTEEDSKALNLSKLRYHKIVIMCDADIDGSHIETLILTFFFRYMKELIENGHIYIATPPLYLIKKGAKKQYAWNDEERKAIMQEFGESSKIQRYKGLGEMNAEQLWDTTMNPEFRTLRQIHIDNGVEADRVFSMLMGDEVPPRREFIEKNAIYANIDA, encoded by the coding sequence ATGAGCGATAAAAAAGAAGAGTTTAACAAACACAATTATTCGGCCGATAGTATTCAGGCATTAGAAGGAATGGAGCACGTACGTATGCGTCCTTCTATGTATATTGGAGATGTTGGTGTACGTGGTTTACACCATTTAGTATATGAAGTAGTAGATAACTCAATCGATGAGGCTTTAGCTGGTCATTGTGATAATATTACAGTAACAATTAACGAGGATAACTCGATTACAACAGAAGATGATGGTCGTGGTATTCCTGTAGATTTACATAAAAAAGAAGGCATTTCTGCACTTGAGGTAGTAATGACTAAAATTGGTGCCGGTGGAAAATTCGATAAAGATTCTTATAAAGTTTCTGGTGGTCTTCACGGTGTTGGTGTAAGTTGTGTAAATGCATTGTCAGAACACTTAACAGCAACAGTTTATAGAAATGGAAAGATTTGGGAACAAGAATACGAACGAGGTAAATCTTTATACCCAGTAAAAGCCATTGGTGATACAGATAAAAGAGGTACAATAGTAACTTTTAAACCAGACCCAACAATATTTACTCAAACATTAGAGTATAACTACGATACTTTAGCAAGTAGAATGCGTGAATTAGCGTATTTAAATAAAGGTATTACAGTACATTTAATAGACAAAAGAAGTAAAAAAGAAGATGGTTCTTACGAAGGTGAAACATTCCATTCAGAAGAAGGTTTAAAAGAATTTATCAAATTTTTAGATGCAACAAGAGAACCTTTAATGAAAGATGTAATTTCTTTTGAAGGTGAAAAAAATGGAGTACCAGTTGAGGTTGCCATGGTATATAATACTAGTTATGCCGAAAATCTTCACTCTTATGTAAATAATATTAATACACACGAAGGTGGTACACACCTTTCTGGTTTTAGACGTGGTTTAACACATACACTTAAAAAGTATGCAGACGAGTCTGGAATGTTAGACAAGTTAAAGTTTGATATTGCAGGAGACGATTTTCGTGAAGGACTAACAGCAATTGTATCAGTTAAAGTTCAAGAACCACAATTTGAAGGGCAAACAAAAACTAAATTAGGAAACCGTGAAGTTTCTGCAGCAGTAAGTCAATCTGTTTCAGAGATGTTATCAGATTATTTAGAGGAAAACCCAGAAGATGCTAAAACCATTGTACAAAAAGTAATACTTGCAGCACAAGCACGTCACGCGGCTCAAAAAGCACGTGAAATGGTACAGCGTAAAACAGTAATGAGTATAGGTGGTTTACCTGGAAAATTATCAGACTGTTCAGAGCAAGATCCTGCAAAATGTGAAGTATACCTTGTCGAGGGAGATTCGGCAGGTGGTACAGCAAAACAAGGTCGAGATAGAGCATTTCAAGCCATTTTACCATTACGTGGTAAAATTCTTAATGTTGAAAAAGCAATGACGCATAAAGTATTTGAAAATGAAGAAATTAAAAACATTTTCACAGCTTTAGGTGTAACCATTGGTACTGAAGAAGATAGTAAAGCCTTAAACCTTTCAAAATTAAGATACCATAAAATAGTAATTATGTGTGATGCCGATATTGATGGTTCTCACATTGAAACACTTATTTTAACATTCTTCTTCCGTTATATGAAAGAATTAATTGAAAACGGGCATATTTATATTGCAACGCCACCTTTATATTTAATTAAAAAAGGAGCCAAAAAGCAGTATGCGTGGAATGATGAAGAACGTAAAGCTATTATGCAAGAGTTTGGAGAGTCTTCAAAAATTCAACGTTACAAAGGTCTTGGAGAGATGAATGCAGAACAACTTTGGGATACAACAATGAATCCTGAATTTAGAACGTTACGTCAAATTCATATAGATAATGGAGTAGAAGCAGATCGTGTATTCTCAATGTTAATGGGAGACGAAGTGCCACCACGCCGTGAGTTTATAGAGAAAAATGCTATTTACGCTAATATTGATGCGTAA